In a single window of the Rhodoferax saidenbachensis genome:
- a CDS encoding sensor domain-containing diguanylate cyclase: MFHQDTLLLVQIAFTLLTTGLLISAALYTDSLKEQRLWAMGNIASCLGLALGAATGLPDLVHACLSYGVMGLGLALILRGLRIFGRQELGIGWMVGIVLVPLAVTAYFTLVQPSLPARLALTGMYFGVLNWVCAATLLRHGNGHGVSVTVVGFVALGVSLFVRGGYLLVNPQASDQAAMEIMNFTLFVIPLGQVCVMFGLILMVVRRYAERLRMLSTIDALTGALNRAALELQGQRIMQRARQGLRSVAVVMIDADHFKQINDSFGHPVGDEVLRHLSVLLMGQLRPNDLLARYGGEEFVLVLDGLNSTSAVNVAERLRQLVEQATVTAEGQSVRYTVSMGVTSSGIHGYNLMQLISAADAAMYEAKRAGRNRVHSG; this comes from the coding sequence ATGTTTCACCAAGATACCCTGCTGCTGGTCCAGATTGCCTTCACGCTGCTGACCACCGGGCTGCTGATCTCTGCGGCCCTGTACACCGATTCCCTGAAAGAACAACGCCTGTGGGCCATGGGCAATATCGCCTCCTGCCTGGGGCTGGCTCTGGGGGCGGCCACCGGGTTGCCGGACCTGGTGCACGCCTGCCTGAGTTACGGTGTGATGGGACTGGGCCTGGCGCTGATCCTGCGCGGCCTGCGCATATTCGGGCGCCAGGAGCTGGGGATCGGTTGGATGGTCGGCATCGTGTTGGTGCCGCTGGCGGTGACGGCTTACTTCACGCTGGTCCAGCCCAGTCTGCCGGCCCGGCTGGCGCTGACAGGCATGTATTTTGGCGTGTTGAACTGGGTGTGCGCCGCCACGCTGCTGCGCCATGGCAATGGGCATGGGGTGTCGGTCACCGTGGTCGGGTTTGTTGCGCTGGGCGTGTCCCTGTTTGTGCGCGGTGGGTATTTGCTGGTCAACCCGCAGGCCAGCGACCAGGCGGCCATGGAGATCATGAACTTCACCCTGTTCGTGATTCCGCTGGGGCAGGTGTGTGTGATGTTTGGCCTGATTCTCATGGTGGTGCGCCGGTATGCCGAGCGGCTGCGCATGCTCTCGACCATCGACGCGCTGACGGGTGCACTCAACCGCGCCGCGCTGGAGTTGCAGGGACAGCGCATCATGCAGCGCGCCCGCCAGGGGTTGCGCAGTGTGGCCGTGGTGATGATTGATGCCGACCACTTCAAGCAGATCAACGACAGCTTTGGCCACCCGGTGGGTGACGAAGTGCTGCGCCATCTGTCGGTATTGCTGATGGGGCAACTGCGCCCGAACGACCTGTTGGCGCGCTATGGCGGCGAGGAGTTTGTGCTGGTGCTGGACGGGCTCAACAGCACCAGTGCGGTGAATGTGGCCGAGCGCCTGCGCCAACTGGTGGAGCAGGCCACGGTCACGGCCGAGGGCCAGTCGGTGCGCTACACCGTCAGCATGGGGGTGACCAGTTCCGGCATCCATGGCTACAACCTGATGCAACTGATCTCCGCCGCCGATGCCGCGATGTACGAAGCCAAGCGGGCAGGGCGCAACCGGGTGCACAGCGGTTGA
- a CDS encoding aspartate/glutamate racemase family protein, whose protein sequence is MRELLILNPNTSHSVSDLLQTHAQAIVGPEVHVRTVTARFGAPYIACEASYAVAAHAALDIWAAAMVDRKSPPDAVLVGCFGDPGLLALRETSLAPVTGLAEAAFIEAAQHGRFAIVTGGERWKPMLTRLAQTLGFGAALAGIHTVVPTGAQLAQDPVAAQALLARACQQAAQAFDVQAIILGGAGLAGMAAAIQAAMPLPLIDSVGAGVRQAVRAMGQVVPHATGRFDASWRNLSPEMTAMGLP, encoded by the coding sequence ATGCGCGAGCTGTTGATACTCAATCCCAACACTTCGCACAGCGTCAGCGATTTGTTGCAAACCCATGCCCAGGCCATCGTTGGCCCTGAGGTCCATGTGCGCACTGTCACCGCGCGTTTTGGCGCCCCCTACATTGCCTGTGAAGCCAGTTACGCGGTAGCCGCCCACGCCGCGCTGGACATCTGGGCCGCGGCCATGGTGGATCGCAAGTCACCGCCCGATGCGGTGCTGGTGGGTTGTTTTGGTGACCCCGGTTTGCTGGCCCTGCGTGAGACCAGCTTGGCGCCCGTGACGGGTCTGGCTGAGGCGGCATTCATTGAAGCCGCACAACACGGCCGCTTTGCCATCGTGACCGGCGGTGAACGCTGGAAACCCATGCTCACCCGGCTCGCGCAGACGCTGGGCTTTGGCGCTGCGCTGGCCGGCATCCACACCGTGGTGCCTACCGGCGCGCAGCTCGCGCAAGACCCGGTGGCTGCGCAGGCGCTGCTGGCGCGGGCCTGCCAGCAGGCTGCACAGGCCTTCGATGTGCAAGCCATCATTTTGGGCGGTGCCGGCCTGGCTGGCATGGCGGCAGCCATACAAGCGGCCATGCCCTTGCCGCTGATTGACAGCGTGGGCGCCGGGGTGCGCCAGGCCGTGCGTGCCATGGGGCAGGTCGTACCCCACGCTACCGGCCGGTTTGACGCGAGCTGGCGCAACCTCTCGCCCGAGATGACCGCCATGGGCCTGCCCTAG
- a CDS encoding GntR family transcriptional regulator gives MTEFVALTENEIYERMVATILDHRLPPGTKLIEDRLATAFGVSRTRIRPVLVRLANEQIVTLTPNRGATVAQPTEKEAREVFEVRRMIEPTLIECFIASAGPADIATLTQCINEEEAARASGDMRRAIRLSGDFHLHIANASDHQTLGRVLRELVSRTSLILMTYSNNHTQSRVEATSCGCKEHRALLDAIRLRDTREAARLMREHLEQLEQQLQFTPPAADTPDLISLFGATDAAVAEPLLAK, from the coding sequence ATGACCGAATTTGTTGCACTGACCGAGAATGAAATCTACGAGCGCATGGTGGCCACCATCCTGGACCACCGCCTGCCGCCCGGGACCAAATTGATCGAAGACCGCCTGGCCACGGCCTTTGGCGTGTCGCGCACGCGCATCCGTCCGGTGCTGGTGCGCCTGGCCAACGAGCAGATCGTCACGCTCACGCCCAACCGCGGCGCCACCGTGGCCCAGCCCACCGAGAAAGAGGCGCGCGAGGTGTTTGAGGTGCGCCGCATGATCGAGCCCACACTGATCGAATGTTTCATCGCCAGCGCCGGGCCTGCGGACATTGCCACGCTCACGCAGTGCATCAACGAGGAAGAAGCGGCCCGCGCCAGCGGCGACATGCGCCGTGCCATCCGCCTCTCGGGGGATTTTCATCTGCACATTGCCAACGCGTCGGACCACCAGACGCTGGGGCGTGTGTTGCGTGAGCTGGTGTCACGCACCTCGCTGATCCTCATGACCTACAGCAACAACCACACGCAGTCGCGCGTGGAAGCCACCTCCTGCGGTTGCAAGGAACACCGCGCGCTGCTCGACGCGATCCGCCTGCGCGATACGCGCGAGGCCGCGCGCCTGATGCGTGAACACCTGGAGCAACTCGAACAGCAGTTGCAGTTCACGCCGCCAGCGGCGGACACGCCCGACCTGATTTCCCTGTTTGGCGCTACAGATGCCGCCGTTGCAGAGCCCCTGCTGGCCAAGTAA
- a CDS encoding ABC transporter permease, which translates to MQTKDRSAAFWALALFFAAYVLFLYGPMLVIVVLSFQGPEGGLTFPMRGLSLHWFHKLAEGLGVVDIGAALYRSLGLGLTVMAFTIVFSVLAGLAFRKKLRGGHILFFTVVASLIMPSIIVSLGIGLEFRLLDGAIKKMLEAFGMDGVLENYGTALGIYTSALGAHLTWTLPFGLLIMFAIFNRFNPAYEEAARDLGATPWQGFRHVVLPLIAPSVVGIGMFGFTLSWDEIARTSQAIGDVNTLPLELQGLTTTVTTPSIYALGTVTMVVSFLVMGLAVGLSKLLAARQQAKRDT; encoded by the coding sequence ATGCAAACCAAAGACCGCTCCGCCGCCTTCTGGGCCTTGGCCCTGTTCTTTGCGGCCTATGTGCTGTTCCTCTACGGGCCCATGCTGGTTATTGTGGTGCTGAGTTTTCAGGGCCCTGAGGGCGGCTTGACGTTTCCGATGCGCGGCCTGTCGCTGCACTGGTTCCACAAGTTGGCGGAGGGACTGGGCGTGGTGGACATTGGCGCGGCGCTCTACCGTTCGCTGGGCCTGGGCCTCACGGTCATGGCCTTCACCATCGTGTTCTCGGTGTTGGCCGGTCTGGCCTTTCGCAAGAAGCTGCGTGGCGGCCACATTCTGTTCTTCACGGTAGTTGCCAGCCTGATCATGCCGTCCATCATCGTCTCGCTGGGCATTGGGCTGGAGTTTCGCCTGCTCGATGGCGCCATCAAGAAAATGCTGGAGGCGTTTGGCATGGACGGCGTGCTGGAGAACTACGGCACCGCGCTGGGTATTTACACCTCCGCCCTGGGCGCCCACCTGACCTGGACGCTGCCGTTTGGCCTGCTGATCATGTTTGCCATCTTCAACCGCTTCAACCCGGCCTACGAAGAAGCAGCGCGTGATCTGGGTGCCACGCCGTGGCAAGGTTTCCGCCATGTGGTGCTGCCGTTGATTGCACCTTCGGTGGTCGGTATCGGCATGTTCGGCTTCACGCTGAGCTGGGACGAAATTGCGCGTACCTCACAGGCCATTGGTGATGTGAATACGCTGCCACTCGAACTGCAAGGCCTGACCACCACCGTCACCACGCCATCGATCTACGCGCTGGGCACGGTCACCATGGTGGTATCGTTTCTCGTGATGGGACTGGCCGTGGGGCTGTCCAAACTGTTGGCTGCACGACAGCAGGCCAAGCGAGATACATGA
- a CDS encoding ABC transporter permease, translating into MSAPSAASSLPAASAPGRSIAAWWQALPLTAVFAVFFLIPLALVLMVSFWDYNQYEMLPGFTLKNYVAIFDGCLSRNEAGDMCVTVKTYLSTFKFSVLVWLLTLVIGFTVSYFLAFHVRSSGVQVVLFVLCTIPFWTSNVIRMIAWVPLLGRNGLVNDALATMGLVDKPIEWLLFSDFSVVLAFVHLFTTFMIVPIFNSMMRIDRSLIEAASDSGATAWQTLWNVIIPLCRTGIIIGSIFVITIVMGDFVTIGVMGGQQIASVGKIIQVQTSYLQFPLAAANAVVLLSLVLMIIWALTRMVDIRKEL; encoded by the coding sequence ATGAGCGCACCTTCAGCAGCATCCTCGCTCCCGGCGGCATCGGCACCGGGCCGTAGCATTGCAGCTTGGTGGCAGGCCCTGCCGCTGACTGCGGTGTTTGCCGTGTTTTTCCTGATTCCATTGGCCCTGGTGCTGATGGTGAGTTTCTGGGACTACAACCAGTACGAGATGCTGCCCGGCTTCACGTTGAAGAACTACGTGGCCATCTTCGACGGCTGTCTGTCCCGCAACGAGGCGGGTGACATGTGCGTCACCGTCAAGACCTACCTGTCCACCTTCAAGTTCAGTGTGCTGGTGTGGCTGCTCACGTTGGTCATCGGGTTCACGGTGTCGTATTTCCTGGCCTTCCATGTGCGCTCCAGCGGCGTGCAGGTGGTGCTGTTTGTGTTGTGCACCATCCCGTTCTGGACGTCCAACGTGATCCGCATGATTGCCTGGGTGCCGCTCTTGGGCCGCAATGGTTTGGTCAACGACGCGCTTGCCACCATGGGCCTCGTCGACAAGCCGATTGAGTGGCTGCTGTTTTCTGATTTCTCGGTGGTGCTGGCCTTTGTGCACCTGTTCACCACCTTCATGATCGTGCCCATCTTCAACAGCATGATGCGCATCGACCGCAGCCTGATCGAGGCCGCCAGCGACAGCGGTGCCACGGCCTGGCAAACGCTGTGGAATGTGATCATTCCGCTGTGCCGCACCGGCATCATCATCGGCTCTATCTTCGTCATCACCATCGTCATGGGCGACTTCGTCACCATCGGCGTCATGGGCGGGCAGCAGATCGCCTCGGTCGGCAAGATCATCCAGGTGCAGACCTCGTACCTGCAGTTCCCGCTGGCTGCGGCCAACGCGGTGGTGCTGCTGAGCTTGGTGCTCATGATCATCTGGGCGCTGACCCGCATGGTCGACATTCGCAAGGAGCTCTGA
- a CDS encoding ABC transporter substrate-binding protein, with protein MADDLKDTLSTAATMQRRSLLKGTAGILATGIFPAVHAADPIVLRYLGTAVNQDKAIAEKFEKDTGIKIQYVAVTTDDVTKRAVTAPNSFDLIDSEYFSLKNIVPTGNLKGIDVKRIKNADKITTLFTKGEVGGKKVGDQGTAPKKVIYLEGEKSKKFSATPTQFMSLIPTVYNADTLGIRPDLIKRPISSWAELLNPEFKGKAAILNIPSIGIMDAAMVVEAMGIYKYPDKGNMTKKEIDLTIKTLIEAKKQGQFRSLWKDFNESVNLMASGEVVIQSMWSPAVTAVRTKGIACNFQPLKEGYRAWASGFGLPATLSGKKLDGAYEFINWFLDGWAGAYLNRQGYYSAVLDTAKAKMEAYEWAYWMEGKPATQDIKSPNGDVLAKKGESRDGGSYEQRMGGIACWNAVMDENAYMVQKWNEFVAA; from the coding sequence ATGGCTGACGATCTGAAAGACACCCTCTCCACCGCCGCGACCATGCAGCGCCGTAGTCTGCTCAAAGGCACTGCTGGTATCTTGGCTACTGGCATCTTCCCCGCGGTGCATGCTGCCGACCCCATCGTGCTGCGCTACCTGGGCACTGCGGTGAACCAGGACAAGGCAATTGCGGAAAAGTTTGAAAAAGACACCGGCATCAAGATCCAGTACGTGGCCGTCACCACCGATGACGTGACCAAACGCGCCGTGACTGCGCCCAACAGCTTCGACCTGATTGACTCCGAGTACTTCTCGCTCAAGAACATCGTGCCCACCGGCAACCTGAAGGGCATTGACGTCAAGCGCATCAAGAATGCGGACAAGATCACCACCCTGTTCACCAAGGGTGAAGTGGGTGGCAAAAAGGTCGGCGACCAAGGCACCGCACCCAAGAAGGTGATCTACCTGGAAGGCGAAAAGAGCAAGAAATTCTCCGCCACGCCCACCCAATTCATGTCGCTCATCCCCACCGTGTACAACGCCGACACGCTGGGCATCCGCCCCGACCTGATCAAGCGCCCCATCTCTTCCTGGGCCGAGCTGCTGAACCCCGAATTCAAGGGCAAGGCCGCGATCCTGAACATTCCTTCCATCGGCATCATGGATGCGGCGATGGTCGTGGAAGCCATGGGCATCTACAAGTACCCCGACAAGGGCAACATGACCAAGAAGGAAATTGATCTGACGATCAAGACCCTGATTGAAGCCAAGAAGCAAGGCCAGTTCCGCAGCCTGTGGAAAGACTTCAACGAGTCCGTCAACCTGATGGCTTCCGGCGAAGTGGTGATCCAGTCGATGTGGTCGCCCGCGGTGACTGCCGTGCGCACCAAGGGCATTGCCTGCAACTTCCAGCCACTGAAAGAGGGCTATCGCGCCTGGGCGTCCGGCTTCGGCCTGCCCGCCACCCTGTCTGGCAAGAAGCTGGACGGTGCCTACGAGTTCATCAACTGGTTCCTCGACGGCTGGGCCGGTGCCTACCTGAACCGCCAGGGCTACTACAGCGCTGTGCTGGACACCGCCAAAGCCAAGATGGAAGCCTACGAGTGGGCCTACTGGATGGAAGGCAAGCCCGCCACGCAAGACATCAAGAGCCCCAACGGCGATGTGTTGGCCAAGAAGGGCGAAAGCCGCGATGGCGGCAGCTACGAACAGCGCATGGGTGGCATTGCCTGCTGGAACGCCGTGATGGACGAAAACGCCTACATGGTCCAGAAGTGGAACGAGTTTGTGGCTGCTTAA
- a CDS encoding ABC transporter ATP-binding protein: MNATASLQPAAIEIVALTKQYAQGKPAVDNINLRIASGSYCCLLGPSGCGKSTTLRMIAGHESVSSGDILLENRNITDLPAAERGTAMMFQSFALFPHLSALDNVAFSLKMKGVDKAERHAKAQDLLQRVAMGHLADRKPAELSGGQQQRVALARALITQPRVLLLDEPLSALDPFLRIQMRAELRRWQKELGLTFIHVTHSQEEAMALADTMVVMNHGVIEQVGSPHEVYNHPSSEFVARFMGGHNVLETPDGKIGVRTDHMQVAPASDDTTDAPHTKRAVITDVEYQGTYVLLGLQKAGATYTAHTTAEISVMVSEATFAQRPYAVGETVQLRWAPTAAHPLPA; this comes from the coding sequence ATGAACGCTACCGCCAGCCTCCAACCTGCCGCTATTGAAATTGTCGCGCTGACCAAACAGTACGCACAAGGTAAGCCGGCCGTAGACAACATCAACCTGCGCATCGCCAGCGGTAGTTACTGCTGTTTGCTGGGACCCTCCGGCTGCGGCAAGAGCACCACGCTGCGCATGATTGCCGGGCACGAATCGGTCAGCAGCGGTGACATCCTGCTGGAGAACCGCAACATCACCGACCTGCCCGCCGCCGAGCGCGGCACGGCCATGATGTTCCAGAGTTTTGCACTGTTCCCGCACTTGAGCGCGCTGGACAACGTGGCCTTCAGCCTCAAGATGAAAGGCGTGGACAAGGCCGAGCGCCACGCCAAGGCGCAGGACCTGCTGCAGCGCGTGGCCATGGGCCATCTGGCCGACCGCAAACCGGCCGAGTTGTCCGGTGGCCAGCAACAGCGCGTGGCGCTGGCGCGTGCCCTGATTACCCAGCCGCGTGTGTTGCTGCTGGACGAACCCCTCTCTGCGCTCGACCCGTTTTTGCGTATCCAGATGCGTGCCGAGCTGCGCCGCTGGCAAAAAGAACTGGGACTGACCTTCATCCACGTGACCCACTCGCAGGAAGAGGCCATGGCCCTGGCTGACACCATGGTGGTGATGAACCACGGCGTGATCGAACAGGTGGGCAGCCCGCACGAGGTCTACAACCACCCGAGCAGCGAGTTTGTCGCGCGCTTCATGGGTGGCCACAACGTGCTGGAGACGCCGGACGGCAAGATCGGTGTGCGCACCGACCACATGCAGGTGGCCCCCGCCAGCGACGACACGACCGACGCGCCCCATACCAAACGTGCGGTGATCACCGATGTGGAATACCAGGGCACCTATGTGCTGCTGGGTCTGCAAAAAGCCGGCGCCACTTACACCGCCCACACCACTGCCGAGATATCGGTGATGGTGTCCGAAGCCACCTTTGCCCAGCGGCCCTATGCCGTGGGCGAGACCGTGCAACTGCGCTGGGCGCCCACGGCGGCACACCCGCTGCCGGCCTGA
- the imuA gene encoding translesion DNA synthesis-associated protein ImuA, with translation MSRSPVSLSLQSLPSDVWHADALAGAPAQVLATGDRLLDAQLPGGGWPIGALVELLQPQGVHSEWRLLLPALARCGSGPVVLVGAPHPPFAPALAAQGLRTARLLWVTAQALSARLWAAEQALRCAPVDAVLVWLPEGRKEAVRSDQLRRLQIAAAEHHKLLFVMRPATTQNAPSPAALRLHMGPRVPQDGTPGAPGAEDALEVQVHKRRGPPLAQPLHLAARPARLSMLLAAQAWRPGHALDRTAARA, from the coding sequence GTGTCTCGCTCTCCCGTTTCCCTCTCTTTGCAGTCATTGCCGTCCGACGTCTGGCACGCGGACGCGCTGGCGGGGGCACCTGCGCAGGTGCTGGCCACGGGCGACCGGCTGCTGGACGCGCAATTGCCCGGTGGTGGCTGGCCCATTGGCGCGCTGGTTGAGCTGCTGCAGCCACAGGGTGTGCACAGCGAATGGCGGCTGTTGTTGCCCGCGCTGGCACGCTGTGGCAGCGGTCCGGTGGTGCTGGTGGGTGCGCCGCATCCGCCATTTGCCCCGGCCCTGGCGGCCCAAGGACTGCGTACCGCGCGGCTGCTGTGGGTGACGGCGCAGGCGCTGTCTGCGCGCCTGTGGGCTGCCGAGCAGGCCTTGCGTTGCGCGCCGGTGGACGCGGTGCTGGTCTGGCTGCCCGAGGGGCGCAAGGAAGCCGTGCGTTCGGACCAGTTGCGCCGCCTGCAGATTGCGGCGGCCGAACACCACAAGCTCTTGTTTGTGATGCGCCCCGCCACCACGCAGAACGCGCCGTCTCCTGCGGCGCTGCGCCTGCATATGGGCCCGCGCGTTCCACAGGACGGCACGCCCGGCGCACCGGGCGCAGAGGACGCACTGGAAGTGCAGGTGCACAAACGCCGTGGCCCGCCGCTGGCACAGCCGCTGCATCTGGCAGCGCGGCCGGCGCGGCTGTCCATGCTGCTGGCGGCCCAAGCGTGGAGGCCCGGCCATGCACTGGATCGCACTGCAGCCCGCGCCTGA
- a CDS encoding TIR domain-containing protein: protein MYFQVVIETNEKIGKQSKNKQYFELDKTDLSDIETRVLMPFFRGEDFQFDGYFLSKAEVKRIAIKQTEKTVAELSKYENDHMPSNVIMFVSPRDIVGYDRHTKDITNEVFDRVKANLSKATPAMLSEVKAKKVEILDQSKVFIVHGRDDLAKISAARFVEQLGLKAVILHEQVSGGKTIIEKIEEHTNVGFALVLYTPCDSGSLVGDTPKPRARQNVVFEHGYLISKLGRRNVCALVKAGTEIPNDINGVVYVPLDDHGAWHIAVAKELRNAGYSVDMNKVI, encoded by the coding sequence ATGTACTTTCAAGTCGTCATCGAGACAAACGAAAAGATCGGCAAACAAAGCAAGAACAAGCAGTACTTCGAGCTAGACAAGACTGACCTTTCAGACATTGAGACACGAGTCCTAATGCCGTTCTTTCGAGGTGAAGACTTTCAGTTCGATGGCTACTTCCTCAGCAAAGCAGAGGTCAAGCGAATTGCCATTAAGCAGACCGAGAAGACAGTAGCTGAGCTTTCGAAATACGAGAACGATCACATGCCATCCAACGTGATCATGTTCGTTTCTCCGAGAGACATTGTTGGGTACGACAGGCACACCAAGGACATTACCAACGAGGTGTTCGACCGCGTTAAGGCCAATCTATCAAAGGCGACTCCAGCCATGCTTTCAGAGGTCAAAGCCAAGAAGGTTGAAATCCTCGATCAATCAAAGGTTTTCATAGTTCACGGACGAGACGATCTGGCCAAGATCTCGGCGGCAAGATTCGTCGAACAGCTCGGGCTAAAGGCGGTAATCCTTCACGAGCAGGTGAGTGGTGGCAAGACCATCATCGAGAAAATTGAGGAGCACACCAACGTCGGCTTTGCATTGGTTCTGTATACGCCTTGTGACTCAGGTAGCTTGGTGGGTGATACGCCAAAGCCTCGCGCTCGGCAGAACGTCGTCTTTGAACACGGGTATCTAATTTCAAAGCTAGGTCGGCGTAACGTTTGCGCGCTCGTGAAGGCAGGCACAGAAATCCCAAACGACATTAATGGCGTGGTCTATGTGCCTCTAGATGATCATGGCGCTTGGCACATTGCTGTCGCAAAAGAGCTGAGAAATGCTGGTTACAGCGTCGATATGAACAAGGTTATCTAG
- a CDS encoding VOC family protein: MQSIANVALLVPDYDEAIAYYCDVLGFELVEDIAMPNGQRWVLVAPPGPPGSTGTRLLLARAKGEAQTQRIGDQTGGRVFLFLNTDDFWRDYRAYQSRGVEFLETPREESYATVAVFRDRFGNQWDLLQPK, encoded by the coding sequence ATGCAGTCGATTGCCAACGTGGCCCTGCTGGTGCCCGATTACGACGAAGCCATTGCCTACTACTGCGATGTGCTGGGATTTGAGCTGGTGGAAGACATTGCCATGCCCAACGGCCAGCGCTGGGTGCTGGTCGCACCGCCGGGACCACCGGGCTCCACAGGCACACGCCTGCTGCTGGCCCGCGCCAAAGGCGAGGCGCAAACGCAGCGCATCGGTGACCAGACCGGTGGGCGCGTGTTCCTCTTTCTGAACACCGACGACTTCTGGCGCGACTACCGCGCCTACCAGTCCCGCGGTGTGGAGTTCCTGGAAACGCCGCGCGAGGAAAGCTACGCCACCGTGGCGGTGTTTCGCGACCGCTTTGGCAACCAGTGGGATTTGCTGCAGCCGAAGTAG